The Ralstonia pseudosolanacearum genome includes the window ACGACCTGCCGCGCTTCGGCAACGTCCACCTGCTGCACTTCACCGACTGCCACGCACAGCTGCTGCCCATCGAATACCGCGAGCCCAGCGTCAACCTGGGCGTGGCGCAGTGGGCCGGCCAGCCGCCGCACTTGGTCGACCGCGCACTGCTCGAACGCTACGGCATCGCGCCGGGTTCGCGCGCGGCGCACGCTTTCACCGCGCTCGACTTCACCGAGGCGGCGCACCGCTATGGCCGCATGGGCGGCTTCGCGCACCTGGCCACGCTCATCAAGCGCCTGCGCGCCACGCGCCCGGACGCGCTGCTGCTCGACGGCGGCGACACCTGGCAGGGCTCGGCCACCTCGCTGTGGACGCGCGGCCAGGACATGATCGACGCCACGCTGCTGCTGGGCGTGGACGTCATGACACCGCACTGGGAACTGACCTACGGCGCCGAGCGCGTGCGCCACGTGGTCGATCACGACTTCAGAAACAAGGTCGCCTTCGTCGCCCAGAACATCCAGACCGCCGACTTCGGCGATCCGGTGTTCGATCCCTACGTGCTGCGCGAACTGAACGGGGTGCCGGTCGCCGTCATCGGCCAGGCGTTTCCGTACACGCCCATCGCGCATCCGGCCGATTTCACGCCGGACTGGACCTTCGGCATCCAAGAGGCGCGGCTGCAGGAGCGGGTGGACGAAGCGCGCGGCAAGGGCGCCCGGGTGGTCGTGCTGCTGTCACACAACGGCATGGACGTCGACCTGAAGCTGGCCTCGCGCGTACGCGGCATCGACGCCATCCTCGGTGGCCACACGCACGATGCGGTGCCGGCCCCGGTGCGCGTATCCAACCCCGGCGGCACCACGCTGGTGACCAACGCCGGCTCCAACGGCAAATTCGTCGGCGTGCTGGACCTCGACGTGCGCGGCGGCACCGTGCGCGACCTGCGCTACACGCTGCTGCCGGTCTTCGCCGACCTGCTGCCCCCCGACCCGGCCATGGCCGCGCTGATCGAGCGCGTGCGCGCCCCGTACCGCGACAAGCTGGGCGAAGTGCTCGCCGTCAACCGCGGCCTGCTGTACCGGCGCGGCAACTTCAACGGCACCTTCGATCAGCTCATCGTCGACGGCCTGATGCAGGCGCAGGGCGCCGAGATCGCCTTCTCGCCCGGCTTCCGCTGGGGCACCACGCTGCTGCCCGGCGAGCCGCTGACCCTGGAAGCGCTGATGGCCCAGACCGCCATCACCTACCCGGCCACCACGCTCACCGACATGACCGGCGCCACCATCAAGACCGTCCTGGAAGACGTGGCCGACAACCTGTTCAACCCCGACCCGTACTACCAGCAGGGCGGCGACATGGTGCGCACCGGCGGCCTGCGCTACGCTATCGACCCCACCCAGCCCATCGGCCGCCGCATCACCGACCTGCGCCTGGGCGACCAGCCGCTCGACGCCGACCGCCGCTACAAGGTCGCCGGCTGGGCCGCCGTCTCCGCCGAAGCCCGCCGCACCGCCGGCCGCCCCGTGTGGGACGTCCTGGCCGACTGGCTGCGCGACCAGCGCGAAGTGACCGCCGGACCGCTGAATACACCGCGCATCGTCGGCGTGGCGGGCAATCCCGGAATCGACACGGAGCGCGGTTGAAGGCCCGCCGAAAATTCGGATAGAATCAACGTCCATTGGGGCGGTAGCTCAGCTGGGAGAGCGTCGCGTTCGCAATGCGAAGGTCGGGAGTTCGATCCTCCTCCGCTCCACCAATTTCCAGAAGCCCAACGATTCTCCGTTGGGCTTTTTTGTGCCCGGAAGGCCAGTGTTGGCGCCATTCGGGGCAGTCGTCTCAGGAGCGTGGTCGTCCGCGCTTCGCCATTTTGGGCCGGTTTTCGGCCTATCTCCTCTCTCTATTCTCTGCGATCCTCAGGAGCGTCTCCGCCCGGTTCCTTATTTGGCGTGGGTTTGCGGGGAAGTGGTTGGAGTTGGAGATTGCTGGGCGGAAGAGGATCGAACTCATTCACCCTGGTATCGAGT containing:
- the soxB gene encoding thiosulfohydrolase SoxB; this translates as MNRREFVQALAVAAAAGLRLTDAHAADTALYDLPRFGNVHLLHFTDCHAQLLPIEYREPSVNLGVAQWAGQPPHLVDRALLERYGIAPGSRAAHAFTALDFTEAAHRYGRMGGFAHLATLIKRLRATRPDALLLDGGDTWQGSATSLWTRGQDMIDATLLLGVDVMTPHWELTYGAERVRHVVDHDFRNKVAFVAQNIQTADFGDPVFDPYVLRELNGVPVAVIGQAFPYTPIAHPADFTPDWTFGIQEARLQERVDEARGKGARVVVLLSHNGMDVDLKLASRVRGIDAILGGHTHDAVPAPVRVSNPGGTTLVTNAGSNGKFVGVLDLDVRGGTVRDLRYTLLPVFADLLPPDPAMAALIERVRAPYRDKLGEVLAVNRGLLYRRGNFNGTFDQLIVDGLMQAQGAEIAFSPGFRWGTTLLPGEPLTLEALMAQTAITYPATTLTDMTGATIKTVLEDVADNLFNPDPYYQQGGDMVRTGGLRYAIDPTQPIGRRITDLRLGDQPLDADRRYKVAGWAAVSAEARRTAGRPVWDVLADWLRDQREVTAGPLNTPRIVGVAGNPGIDTERG